The following is a genomic window from Amycolatopsis australiensis.
TCGGGACTTACGCGGCGACCTGCCTGCGCTCGTCGCGCCGGGCCTTGGCCAGGCTCGCCACCGTCGTCACGGTCAGCACGACGACGATCACGCCGAGGGACACCCAGTTGTTGATGTCCAGCCAGTCCGGTACGACGTGGTACTCGTGCAGCGCGTGCAGGAACAGCTTCGCGCCGATGAACGCCAGGATCACCGCGAGGCCGTAGCTGAGGTAGACCAGCTTCGTCACCAGCCCGCCGAGCAGGAAGTACAGCTGCCGCAGGCCCATCAGCGCGAACGCGTTGGCGGTGAAGACGAGGAACGCCTCCTGCGTGATGCCGAAGATCGCCGGGATCGAGTCGACCGCGAACAGCAGGTCGGCCGAGCCGATGGCGACGATCACCAGCAGCATCGGCGTGATCATCCGCTTGCCGCCGATCTTCACCGTGTAGTGGTGCCCGTGGTAGTCGTCGGTCACCGGGGCGAACCTGCGCACCTGCCGGGTGACGGCGTTCTCGTGGTACTCCTCTTCCTCGCCCTTGTTGCGGAGCATGCTGATCGCGGTCCAGATCAGCACCGCGCCGAAGAGGAAGAACACCCAGACGAACTGCGCGATCAGCGCGGCGCCGATGGCGATGAAGACGCTGCGCATGGCCAGCGCGAGCAGGATGCCGACCAGCAGCACGCGGTGCTGGTGGATGGCGGGCACCTTGAACGACGCCATGATGATCATGAAGATGAACAGGTTGTCGACGCTCAGCGAGTACTCGGTGATGTACCCGGTGAAGAACTCGACACCCGGCTCGTGGCCGGCGAAGAACCAGACGCCGGCGCCGAAGAGGATCGCGCACGAGACGTAGAAGACGACCCAGCGAGCGGCTTCCCCCGTGGTCACTTCGTGCGGCTTGCGATCGACGATGACCAGGTCCAGCGCGATCAGCGCGAGCAGGCCACCGATCGTGGCGATCCACAGCCACAGGGGACAGTCATGAAACCGAAACCTCCGGATAGTGCGCAGCAGCAACTAACCGGAGGTCTCTCCCGCCGGTGGAACCACCGGCCGACGGTGCCGGGGGCGCAGGGCCACCGTGCTGACGACACCGCCGCGAAGGAATACTCCCCTCACAGCGCGTCCAGTTTGCCGGTTCCTCCCCGCGAAAGCCAGCCGGGATCGCGCACGTCACCGGGTTGGGCCTGTAATTTCGGTCACCACGGTCCACCAGGCGGTCCGACGCGTGTGATCACTGTGAGGTGCGGGCGGCACTCTCAGCAAGCCTCGAATAGGTTTCCCCGGTGCCCCGACTCCCGCTCCCGCGCACCCGCGGAGCCCGCCTCACCGCGCTCGCCGCCGTCGTCGTGGTCCTGGCCGCCGGCGCGGTCTTCTGGATCACGCGCCCCGCGGCGCCGCCGCCGGTGCCCACGCAGGACGCGCTGCTCGACATGCCCGCGGCGCCGGGCTCCGCCGAGCAGGTCAAGATCGACACGACGACGTACCTGCCCGGGACGCTGCCCGCGCCCGCCGTGCTGCTCGCGCACGGCTTCGGCGGCGACAAGAACAGCGTCGCCGACGACGCCCGGGAGCTCGCGCGGAAGGGCTTCGTCGTCATGACGTGGTCCGCGCGCGGGTTCGGCCGCAGCACCGGCAAGATCGGGCTCAACGACCCGGACGGCGAGGTCGCCGACGCGAGCCGCCTGATCGACCGGCTCGTCGCGCAGCACCAGGTGACGCTCGACGCGAAGGGCGACCCGGAGGTCGCGGTCACGGGTGCCTCCTACGGCGGCGCGCTCGCGCTGCTGCTGGCCGGCGCGGACAAGCGCGTCGACGCGATCGCCCCGGTCATCACCTACAACGACCTCGCGCAGGGCCTGATCCCGAACGCGGCCACGCCCGGGCCCGTCGCTGCCGGCACCCCGGCCGCCGGCGCGTTCGCCACCGGCGGCGTGTACAAGAAGAGCTGGGCCGGCATCTTCTTCTCGGCGGGCTCCGGCGCCGCGGCGAGCGGCGCGCCGTCGGCCGAAGCGCCGGAAGCCGGCCAGGAGACCGACACCGGATCGACCGGCGCCGCCGGCGGGGCGGCAGCCGCCGTCCCGGCCGTTCCGCCGGGTGCGGGCGGCGGGCCCCGGAGCGCTCCGGCCGACCCGTGCGGCCGGTTCACCGCGGCGGTCTGCCGCGCCTACACCGAGCTGGGCACGACGGGGCAAGCGAGCCAGGCGAGCGTCGACCTGCTGCGCCGGGTCTCCCCCGCGTCGGTGACGGACAAGATCACCGTGCCGACCCTGCTGGTGCAGGGCGAGAACGACACCCTGTTCGGCCTCGACCAGTCCGACGCGACCGCGCGGCAGATCACCGCGGCGGGCGGCAAGGTCCGCACGATCTGGTACACCGGCGGCCACGACGGCGGCAAGCCGGGTCCGCAGCTGCGCGGGAAGATCGCGGACTTCCTGTGGACCGCGGTGCGCGGGGGCGACCCGGGCACCGGGTTCAGCTACGACGTCCAGGGCACGTTGCGCGCCAACGGGACGCCGTCGGTCCGGACCGTCACGGCCGCCGCCTACCCGGGCCTGACCGGCCCGGCCACCGAACGGCGGCTGCTGGCGATGACCGGTCCCGAACAGCCGGTGGTGCGCCCGGCCGGGGCGAATCCCTCGGCGGTCAGCGGGATCCCGGGCCTCAACGGCGTCGCGAGCAGCTCGTCGCGGCTGGGCGTGCTGTTCGGCAACGACCCACCGGGCCAGGCCGCCCAGTTCACGACCGCGCCGGTGGACGGGCAGATCGTCGTCAGCGGCTCCGCCACCGTGCGGCTGCGCGTCGCCGCCGACCCGGCGCACCCGCAGCCGGACGCGGTGCTGTTCGCGAAGCTCTACGACGTCGGGCAGGACGGTTCGCGGGTGCTGCCGGCCAACGCGATCGCCCCGTTCCGGGTCGGCGGGCTGCCCGCCGACGGCACGCCCGTCGAGGTCACCGTGACCCTGCCCGGCATCGTCCGGCCGATCGAGGGCGGCCACGCGCTGCGGCTGGTCGTCGGCACCACCGACCAGGCGTTCGCCACGCCGGCCGCGCCCGCGGTGTTCCGGATCGGGCTGGCGGGCGGTACCACGCTGGAGATCCCCGTCGTCCCGGGGACGTCCGCCGGCTCGCCGGCGCCGGTGGGGCAGCTGGTCGGCATCGGCGTGACGCTGGCGGTCGGCCTGGCCGCGGTGCTCTTCGCGGCGCTTCGCCGCCGCCGGGCCACCGACGTCGATCCGGAGCTGTCGACGACGCCGCTGGTCATCGAGGGGCTGCGTAAGCAGTACGCGGGCGGGTTCGTCGCGGTGCAGGACCTGTCGTTCCGCGTCGAGCCGGGCCAGGTGCTCGGCCTGCTCGGGCCGAACGGCGCGGGCAAGACGACCACGCTGCGGATGCTGATGGGCCTGATCACGCCGACCGCGGGCAGCATCCGCGTGTTCGGGCACAAGATCACCCCCGGCGCGCCGGTGCTCTCGCGGATCGGCTCGTTCGTCGAGGGCTCCGGGTTCCTGCCGCACCTGTCCGGCCGGGCCAACCTCGAGCTGTACTGGGCTTCGACCGGGCGTCCGGCCGGGAAGGCGCACTTCGCCGAGGCGCTGGAGATCGCCGGGCTGGGCTCGGCCGTCGAGCGGCGGGTGCGGACCTACAGCCAGGGCATGCGGCAGCGGCTGGCGATCGCGCAGGCGATGCTGGGCCTGCCGGAGCTCATGGTGCTCGACGAGCCGACCAACGGGCTCGACCCGCCCCAGATCCACCAGATGCGCGAGGTGCTGAAGCGGTACGCCGCGACCGGCCGCACGGTCGTGGTGTCCAGCCACCTGCTGGCCGAGGTCGAGCAGACCTGCACGCACGTCGTGGTCATGCACCGCGGTTCGCTGGTGGCCGCGGGCGAGGTCGGCGAGCTGGCCGCGGCCGGCGGCGAGGCGACGTTCCGGGTCGACGACCCGGCCGCGGCCGCGGCGGCGCTGAAGGCGGTCGGCGGGGTCACCGCGGTCGACGTCGACGGCGACCTGGTGCACGCCAGCCTCGACGGGCTGCCGCGCGCCGACGCGGTCGCGGCGCTGGTCCGCGCCGGCGTCGCGGTGGAGCAGGCCGGGCCCCGGCGCCGGCTGGAAGACGCGTTCCTGCAACTGGTCGGAGACGAGTCGTGAAGTCCTCTTCGGAGTCGGGTGTCCACACCGATCCGCACGCGCTCGACGAGCTGAGCGACGTCGCCTCGCACGAGCACGCCGGCGTCGGTCCGGACGGCGCCGTCGCGGGCTACTCCGCGCGGCGGACGCTGCGGCTCGGCGTCGAGCTGCGGCGCCAGCTCAAGCGGCGGCGCACGCAGCTGCTGCTCGGGTTCGTCGCCGTCCTGCCGTTCATCCTGGTGATCGCGTTCCAGCTCGGGCAGTCGAACCCGAACCGGCGCAGCGGCGGGTTCGTCGACCTGGCCACGGCGTCCGCGCCGAACTTCGTCGTGCTGGCGCTGTTCGTGTCGGGGACGTTCCTGCTGCCGATGATCGTGGCGCTGTTCTTCGGCGACACGATCGCGAGCGAGGCGTCGTGGTCGAGCCTGAAGTACCTGCTGGCGGTCCCGGTGCCGCGGCACCGGGTGCTGCGGCAGAAGGCGATCGTGTCCGGGCTGCTGTCGGCGTTCGCGCTCGTGCTGCTGCCCTTGGTGTCGCTCGGCGTCGGGGTGCTCTGGTACGGCGCGGGCGACGCGATCAGCCCGACGGGTGACGCGGTGTCCTTCGGCGACAGCCTGCTGGCCATCGCACTGTCCACTGTGTACATCATTCTGCAGCTGGCCTGGGTGGCCGGGCTGGCGCTCGCGCTGAGCGTGTCGACCGACGCCCCGCTCGGCGCGGTCGGCGGCGCGGTGCTGGTGGCGATCCTGTCCCAGATCCTCGACCAGATCACGGCGCTGGAGGGCCTGCGCAACTACCTGCCGACGCACTACGCGTTCGCCTGGATGGACCTGATCTCCACCGACGTCGACTGGACGAACCTGGCGAGCGGCCTGCTCTCGGCGGTGATCTACGGGACGGTCTTCTTCCTGTACGCCGGACGCCGGTTCGGCCGGAAGGACATCACCAGCTGAACCCGGTACGGTCGGGCGCGTGCCGATCATCCTGGAGAGCCACCACGACGTCGCCGTCCTGCGGATCGACCACGGCGGCGGCAACACGCTCGACACCGCGTCCTGCCGTGAGCTCGTGCTCCGGCTGGAGGAGGCCGGCCAAGCCCGCGCTGTCGTGCTGACCGGCACCGGCGGCATCTTTTCGGCGGGCGTCGACCTCAAGCGGCTGCACGCGGGCGGCGCGGCGTACGTGTCGGAGTTCCTGCCGCTGCTGTCGGACGCGCTGCTGGCGGTGTTCGGCTTCGCGCGTCCGGTGGTCGCCGCGCTGAACGGGCACGCCATCGCCGGCGGCGCGGTGCTCGCGGCCGCGTGCGACCACCGCGTGCTCACCACCGGGCCCGGCCGGGTCGGGGTCACCGAGCTGCTGGCCGGCCTGCCGTTCCCGCTCGCCGCGCTCGAGATCCTGCGGTGCGCGTACGGCACGGCTCCCCTGCCGTGGCTCACCTACACGGGCGAAACCCACGGCGGCGAGGAGGCGCTGGCTCGCGGGCTCGTCGACGAGCTGGCGGCACCCGGCGAGGTGCTTGAGCGGGCCCTCGCCGTCGCGACCCGCCTCGGCGAGCTGCCCGCGGAGGCGTTCGCGCACACGAAGGCCCAGATCCGGCAGCCGTTCCACGAGCGGATCGCCGAGCACCGCCACACCGACGACCCGGAGGTCGAGCGGCTGTGGCGGTCGCCCGGCTCACTCGGCGCGGTCAAGTCCTACGTGGACAGGGTGCTGGGCTAGGCGGCGTGGACGCCGCTCTCGGCGAGGGCCTTGATGCCCTCGACCGTCTTCTGCATGTTGGCCTGCAGCTCGCCCAGCCGCATCGCGACGATCTCGTCCTCGTGCTCGGGCATCGAGCCGATGATGGCCGTCAGGTTGGACGGGCCGGGGCCGATCTGGGCCCATTGGCGCAGGATCGTGCCGTCACCGTCCGGGACGAGCTCGAAGCGCCAGGACGCGGCCGGGTTCGTCACGTCCATGACGGCCCAGGCGAACAGCCGCCCGGGCTCGTAGCCGGTCACCGTCGAGACCGTCTCCCACTCCCCGGCGACCGGGTGGGCGTTGCGGCCGCGGAACTGCGCGCCCAGGCCCGGCTCGGCGCCGTCGATCCAGCCGCCGCCCTGGAACTCGCTGGAGAACCGGGCCGGCAGGTCGACGTCCAGCAGCCACGACCAGACCTCGGCCGGGTGCGCGGCGATGCGGACTTCGACCTGCGTCGTAGGGCAGTCGGAAACCTTCATGGCGGACCCCTCGCTCGATGCCGGTGCCTTCGGATCGGACCGTAACGTGGTGCCGATCACCCGGACAACTCGCACGATGCCCGCGGCCGCGCACGATCGAGGACGCCGCGCCACCCGCCGGAAGTCGGGACCTGGGCGGGCTGCGCCCGGACAGCCGATTGCCTGCCGCGGCCGGTTCTGTGAAAGTCCCACGGTGGGTCCGGCGAACCGGGGAGGGTGTTTCATGCGCAGAACGTTCATCGCGCTGGCGGTCCTGCTGACGGTGGCGGGCCTCGCGCCCGCGGCCTCGGCGGCGCCCGACATCACGACCGTGCTGGAGCGGATCCCGGGGCTGACGATCGTCAAGGAAGACCCGGCGCCGTCCGGGTTCCGGTTCTTCGAGCTGACGTTCACCCAGCCCGCCGACCACCGGCACCCCGGCGCGGGCACGTTCGAGCAGCGGTTCACCCTGCTGCACCGCGACTTCTCGGCCCCGACGGTCGCCTTCACCAGTGGCTACAACGTCAGCGCGAAGCCGAACCGCTCGGAGCCGACGCAGATCGTCGACGGCAACCAGCTTTCGATGGAGTACCGGTACTTCACGCCGTCGCGACCGGAGCCGGAGAACTGGGCGAAGCAGCTGACGATCTGGCAGGCCGCCGCGGACGAGCACCGCGCGGTGCAGGCGTTCAAGGCGATCTACCCGGGCAAGTGGCTGGCCACGGGCGCCAGCAAGGGCGGTATGACCGCGACGTACTTCCGGCGCTTCTTCCCCGGAGACGTCGACGCGACGATCCCTTACGTGGCGCCCAACGACGTGATCGACCCGATCGACGTCTACAACCGCTTCCTCGCGCACGTGGGCGACGACCCAGGCTGCCGCGACGCGCTGAAGGCGATCCAGCGGGACGCGCTGAAGCGACGGGACGAGCTGGGCGCGATCGCGGCGGCCGACGCGGCCCGGCGGGGGCTGACGTTCTCGATCGTCGGCTCGGCGGACAAGTCACTGGAGATCGCGGTGATCGACTCGTACTTCGCGTTCTGGCAGTACCAGAAGCAGGCGGACTGCGCGACGGTGCCGGCACCGGGAGCACCGGCGGCCGACGTCTACGCGTGGTACGAGAAGGTGGAGAGCCTCAACACGTATTCGGACCAGGACCTGGCCCCGTTCATCCCGTACTACTACCAGGCGGCGGTCCAGCTGGGTTCACCCGAAGCGTACGACAGCTATTTGCGTGACCTGCTGCGCTACCCGGGCGCGGACCAGCCGAAGACGTTCGTGCCGGCGTCGATCCGCCTCCCGCACTTCGACTACCTGGCGATGCCGGACATCGACTTCTGGGTGAAGTCGCAGGGAACCCGGCTGCTGTTCGTGTACGGCTCGAACGACCCATGGGGAGCAGAGCCGTTCGAGCTGGGCTTCGGCAGCCGCGACTCGTACCGCTTCTACGTCCAGGGCGGCAACCACGGAGCGAAGATAGCCCAGCTGGCACCGGCAGAAGCGGCGGCGGCAACGGCGACGGTCCGGCGTTGGGCGGGGTTGCCGGCCACGTCGGCACTGACGGCGCGAAGCGCCCCGGCGGGCTTCCCGGACTTCGACGCGGACCTGACGTTGACGGGCCGCTCGCGGCTCTGAGCGGCCCTAGGGGCGTTTCGCTTTGGGCAGCCGGCTGACGACGTCGTCGTAGGAGGCGTCGATCAGGTCTTCGAGCTCGGCGTCCGGCACGCCGGCGTCGAGCTCGACGCGGTTCCAGCCGTACCGGCCGAGATAGGCCATGACGGTGACGGAGTCCGGATACCGCGCCCGCAGCTCGGCGGCTTCCTCCCGGGTGGCACCGCACTTGACGGCGACGCTGCCGGGCTCGTCCTGCCCGATGAAGGCGAAGCCTTTGCCGCCGACCTTCGCGACGAGCACGTGGTCACCGAACGGATAGGTCTCCTCCGCACCCGGCTTGCCGAGGCAGTACGCGACGACGGCTTCGATGTTCACGACGCGGGCTTCACCACTTCAAGGTCGATTCGGCAAGGGCGGCGCCCGCCGGCGGGCACCTCCCCGGAACGGCGCTGCTGCCGGCCCGGAGCCGACGGCCGCACGGAGCACCCGGGGCCATCGGCTCGGCGGGCTACTTGATACCGGCCGCGTCCATGCCCCTCAGCTCCTTCTTCAGGTCCGAGATCTCGTCCCGCAGCCGGGCCGCCAGCTCGAACTGGAGATCCCGCGCCGCCTGCATCATCTGGTCCGTCATCTGCTGGATCAGGTCCGCCAGCTGGGCCCGCGGCATCGCCGAGACGTTCTTGTCGACCAGCATGCCCGAGCTGCGCACGCGGTCGCCTTGCTCCGGCTTCTTGCCGCGCGAGGAGTTGCGGCCCGAGCCGCCCACCGAAACCTGCTCGGTGTCCTCCGCCTCGCTGTACACGCGGTCGAGGATGTCCGCGATCTTCTTGCGCAGCGGCTGCGGGTCGACGCCGCGCTCCTTGTTGTAGGCGATCTGCTTCTCGCGGCGGCGGTCCGTTTCGTCGATCGCGTGCTGCATCGACTCGGTGATCTTGTCCGCGTACATGTGGACCTCGCCCGAGACGTTCCGCGCCGCGCGGCCGATCGTCTGGATCAGCGACGTCCCGCTGCGGAGGAAGCCCTCCTTGTCCGCGTCGAGGATCGCCACCAGCGACACCTCCGGCAGGTCGAGACCCTCGCGCAGCAGGTTGATGCCGACCAGCACGTCGAAGTCGCCCGCGCGCAGCTGCCGCAGCAGCTCGACCCGGCGCAGCGTGTCGACCTCCGAGTGCAGGTAGCGCACCCGGATGCCCAGCTCCAGCAGGTAGTCGGTGAGGTCCTCGGCCATCTTCTTGGTCAGTGTGGTGACCAGGACGCGTTCGTCCTTGTCCGCGCGCTCGCGGATCTCGTGCACCAGGTCGTCGATCTGGCCTTCGGTGGGCTTCACGACCACCTTCGGGTCGACCAGGCCGGTCGGCCGGATGACCTGCTCGACGAACTCGCCGCCCGCCTGGCCCATCTCGTACGGCCCCGGCGTCGCCGACAGGTAGACGGTCTGCCCGATCCGGTCGGAGAACTCCTCCCAGGTCAGCGGCCGGTTGTCGACCGCGCTGGGCAGCCGGAAGCCGTACTCGACCAGGTTCCGCTTCCGGGACATGTCGCCTTCGTACATGCCGCCGATCTGCGGGACCGTCTGGTGCGACTCGTCGATGACCAGCAGGAAGTCTTCCGGGAAGTAGTCGATCAGCGTGGCCGGCGCCGAGCCCGGCCCGCGGCCGTCGATGTGGCGCGAGTAGTTCTCGATGCCGGAGCAGAAGCCGACCTGGCGCATCATCTCGATGTCGTAGGCCGTGCGCATCCGCAGCCGCTGCGCCTCCAGCAGCTTGCCCTGCTTCTCCAGCTCGGCCAGGCGTTCTTCGAGCTCCTTCTCGATGCCCTGGATCGCCTTCTCCATCCGCTCCGGACCGGCTACGTAGTGCGTCGCCGGGAAGATCCGGACCTCGTCGACCTCCTTGACGATGTCCCCGGTCAGCGGGTGCAGGTAGTACAGCTTCTCGATCTCGTCGCCGAAGAACTCGACCCGGATCGCCAGCTCCTCGTACGCCGGGATGATCTCCACCGTGTCGCCCCGTGCGCGGAACGTGCCGCGCGCGAACGCGATGTCGTTGCGGGTGTACTGCACGTCGACCAGCGCGCGCAGGAACACGTCCCGGTCGAGCTGCATGCCGACCTCGAGCTTCGTCGACCGGTCGAGGTAGGACTGCGGCGTGCCCAGGCCGTAGATGCACGACACGCTCGCGACCACGATGACGTCCCGCCGCGACAGCAGGTTCATCGTGGCCGAGTGCCGCAGCCGCTCGACGTCGTCGTTGATCGAGGAGTCCTTCTCGATGTACGTGTCCGTCTGCGCGATGTACGCCTCGGGCTGGTAGTAGTCGTAGTAGCTGACGAAGTATTCGACCGCGTTGTGCGGGAACAGTTCGCGCAGCTCGTTCGCCAGCTGGGCGGCGAGGGTCTTGTTGGGGGCCATCACCAGCGTCGGCCGCTGGACGCGCTCGATCAGCCACGCGGTGGTCGCCGACTTGCCGGTGCCGGTGGCGCCCAGCAGCACGACGTGCTTCTCGCCGGCCTTGATCCGGCGTTCGAGCTCGTCGATGGCCGCCGGCTGGTCACCGGCGGGCTGGTAGTCACTGACCACCTCGAACCGGCCGCCGGTCCGGGGGATCGCCGAGACCGGGCGGAAGTCGGACTGGGCGAGTACGGGGTGTTCGGTTGCGAAAGCCACGTCGACCAGAGTAGGCCGACGCACCGACAATTTCCGTCCGGCCTGGTCAGCGGGGGCGGAAGACCGTGACGGACGTGACTTCGCCGCCGTCCACGCGGCAGTGCAGGACGGCACCGGGCACGGGCTCGTCGTCCGCGAAGCACGAGACCAGCACCCGGTCGGGCCCGGTCGCCCGGACCTCGGTCCGCGGGAACTCGGCGAGCACCTCGGCGACGTCGTCCGCGGGCTCGGGCTCGGCGAGGTGGGCGAGCACCACTTCGCGCGGGGACGGCGGCGGCGGGATCGGCAGGCCGTGGCCTTCGAAGAGGCGGTTCAGCTGGTCGGCGGCCGAAACGGCGCGGGGGAAGCCGGCGAACGCCGCCGTCTGGACGACGACCTCGCAGATTTCGGCCGGCGAAAGGCCCGAGGCCAGCCCGGTGCGGAGGTGGACGCTCAGCGGCGGGCCGACCATCCCCGCGGCGACGATCGCGGCCAGGGTGGCCGCCTCCCGCGTCCGGCTGTCGAGGGCGGGACGGTCGTGCAGGTGGCCGTAGACGGTGCCGACCGCCAGCTCGCCCAAGGCGGGGATCGTCGCGAACAACGCGTCCAGGCGCCGGTCGCCGTCCTCGACGAGGCTCGCGAAGTTTTCGCGGCCACGTGCGTGCAGGTCCGCCATCGGCTCGGTCATGGTTGCCTCCCCCTCAACAACTGCAGTCACAGCAGGAACAGCAGTCGCAACAGTCGCAATCGCAGTCACAGCTCGAGTGGGGTTTCCCGCTCCACGGCCCAGGATAGGGATCGCGGCAGCAGAACTGGCAGGTACAGCACATGTACGGCGTGAGGGCGCAGCCGAGCAAGAAGTTGCGCTTGCGCGGCGGGACGGCGAACTTCGGGTACCAGAGGCCGCCGCCTTTGCCGTCGAGGGGTTCTGGTTGGCCTCGGCCGGGACCGCCCGGGTCACCTGGGCCCCCAGGCCCACCAGGCCCACCAGGCCCACCGGGGCCACCGGGGCCACCGGGACCGCCCGGACCACCAGGGCCGCCAGGCCCACCCGGACCACCCGGACCACCAGGGCCACCAGGGCCACCAGGGCCATCGGGACCGCGGCCACCCGGACCACGATCACCAGGGCCACCTGGGCCGCGGCCGCCAGGACCGCCCGGGCCGGGAGCGCCGGGCGGCGGAACAGGACCGGGCGGCGGAAACCCCTGCGGCCGCGGCGGACCGGCCGGCGGAACCTGGTGAGGATGCCCCTGCGGAGCAGGCCCCCGCCCGATCCACCCGGGCGGCGGCTGCTGCGGATGCTGCGGCGGCGTGGGTCCGGGCCCGATCCAGCCGGGCGGCTGCTGCCCGGCGAGGCCATCCACCCAACCGGCGGCACTGTGCGCAGCAGAGCCACTCGCCCAACCGGCACCGTCCGCGAGCACTCGCCCAGCAGAGCCACCCGCCGGCTGGCCACCCGGCCGCGACTCATCCCCCGCCGAGCCACCCGCCCACTGGCCTCCGCACCCGGCGCCCGAGCCGTGCCCGAAAGCCCGGCGCACCGCCTGGCGCAGCTCGTGCACCAACAGCGCGTGCACCAGCCCGGACTCCGCGAACTCCACCTCCCGCAGCGCAAGCTCGACCCCCAGCACGGCGTCATCACACAACCGCCGCGCCTCTTCCAGCGACGTCCCCGTGGCGCGGAGCGGATTCCACGCCCCCGCCGCCGCGTCCGCCTCGTAGTCCTCGACCGCGTCCAGCAGGTGCGCCACCCGGCCGAACAGGCGGCCCGCCTCCGCCAGCGGGCCTGCGTTCGCCGGGCGGCCCGCCAGCTCCGCCGTCCGGGCGAACGCTGCCGCCGTTGCGCGCTCCGCCGGTTCCGTCGCCCGCAGCACCGGGTCGCCCGGCCGCATCGCTCGCTCCAGCTCGCCCTGCCGCTCGACCGCCTCCACCAGCACCGCCGTGTCGAACCCGACCCGCCCGCCGGTGCGACCGCCCTGCTTCGCCCACCGTGCCGCGACGCGGCGTGCCGCGACCGCCACCGGGCGCCTGCCGAAGGCGCCGTCGCCGTCCTCGACGTGGTCGCCGACCTTCGCCGCCGCCAGCACCAGCGATACCGCCGCCGCCAGCTGGGCGCCCTCGCCGCGGGCCACCGACGCCGTCCGCATGCCCCGCAGCGGGCACGGCCCCGCGTCCCGGCGCAGCTGCTCGCTCGGTGCCTGCGCCTCGACCAGCGCCGAGATGATCAGCCCGTCGTAGTTCGTGACGACGCGGGCCAGCTGGCCGTGCTCGTCGCGCAACGTGAGGCACAGCCCGCACAGGTGCGCGAGCCACTCCGCGTGCAGCCCGCCGGACAGCCGGTGCCGGCACGGCCTGATGATCCCGAACATCCCTACTCCCCTTCGGACGGTCGGCGCACCTTAGCCCGAACGTGTGGCGCGCGTGGACGGTGTGCGCGATTCGTGACCGCCCCGGCAGGATGAGCGCCATGGCCGCACCGCACCCGCCGAAGCTCGAGATCTTCGATCCCGCCACGCGCACGAACGTCGACCCGAAGGGCATCCGCCGGGACGTCGAAGAGTTCCGCGAGGAGCCGTTCGGCCTGTACCTGGCCCGCCCCACGCCGGGTCGCGCCCAGTTCCACTACCTCGAGTCGTGGCTGCTGCCCGGGCTCGGCCTGCGGGTCACCGACTTCTGGTTCTCTCCCGGTCACGAACGCGACCAGGACTTCTACCTCGACGTCGTGCGCATCCACCGCGACGGCTCCCGCTGGCTCGCCACCGACCTCTACGTCGACCTCGCGCTCAAGGACAAGCTGT
Proteins encoded in this region:
- a CDS encoding TerC family protein → MRTIRRFRFHDCPLWLWIATIGGLLALIALDLVIVDRKPHEVTTGEAARWVVFYVSCAILFGAGVWFFAGHEPGVEFFTGYITEYSLSVDNLFIFMIIMASFKVPAIHQHRVLLVGILLALAMRSVFIAIGAALIAQFVWVFFLFGAVLIWTAISMLRNKGEEEEYHENAVTRQVRRFAPVTDDYHGHHYTVKIGGKRMITPMLLVIVAIGSADLLFAVDSIPAIFGITQEAFLVFTANAFALMGLRQLYFLLGGLVTKLVYLSYGLAVILAFIGAKLFLHALHEYHVVPDWLDINNWVSLGVIVVVLTVTTVASLAKARRDERRQVAA
- a CDS encoding alpha/beta fold hydrolase, producing the protein MPRLPLPRTRGARLTALAAVVVVLAAGAVFWITRPAAPPPVPTQDALLDMPAAPGSAEQVKIDTTTYLPGTLPAPAVLLAHGFGGDKNSVADDARELARKGFVVMTWSARGFGRSTGKIGLNDPDGEVADASRLIDRLVAQHQVTLDAKGDPEVAVTGASYGGALALLLAGADKRVDAIAPVITYNDLAQGLIPNAATPGPVAAGTPAAGAFATGGVYKKSWAGIFFSAGSGAAASGAPSAEAPEAGQETDTGSTGAAGGAAAAVPAVPPGAGGGPRSAPADPCGRFTAAVCRAYTELGTTGQASQASVDLLRRVSPASVTDKITVPTLLVQGENDTLFGLDQSDATARQITAAGGKVRTIWYTGGHDGGKPGPQLRGKIADFLWTAVRGGDPGTGFSYDVQGTLRANGTPSVRTVTAAAYPGLTGPATERRLLAMTGPEQPVVRPAGANPSAVSGIPGLNGVASSSSRLGVLFGNDPPGQAAQFTTAPVDGQIVVSGSATVRLRVAADPAHPQPDAVLFAKLYDVGQDGSRVLPANAIAPFRVGGLPADGTPVEVTVTLPGIVRPIEGGHALRLVVGTTDQAFATPAAPAVFRIGLAGGTTLEIPVVPGTSAGSPAPVGQLVGIGVTLAVGLAAVLFAALRRRRATDVDPELSTTPLVIEGLRKQYAGGFVAVQDLSFRVEPGQVLGLLGPNGAGKTTTLRMLMGLITPTAGSIRVFGHKITPGAPVLSRIGSFVEGSGFLPHLSGRANLELYWASTGRPAGKAHFAEALEIAGLGSAVERRVRTYSQGMRQRLAIAQAMLGLPELMVLDEPTNGLDPPQIHQMREVLKRYAATGRTVVVSSHLLAEVEQTCTHVVVMHRGSLVAAGEVGELAAAGGEATFRVDDPAAAAAALKAVGGVTAVDVDGDLVHASLDGLPRADAVAALVRAGVAVEQAGPRRRLEDAFLQLVGDES
- a CDS encoding ABC transporter permease — protein: MKSSSESGVHTDPHALDELSDVASHEHAGVGPDGAVAGYSARRTLRLGVELRRQLKRRRTQLLLGFVAVLPFILVIAFQLGQSNPNRRSGGFVDLATASAPNFVVLALFVSGTFLLPMIVALFFGDTIASEASWSSLKYLLAVPVPRHRVLRQKAIVSGLLSAFALVLLPLVSLGVGVLWYGAGDAISPTGDAVSFGDSLLAIALSTVYIILQLAWVAGLALALSVSTDAPLGAVGGAVLVAILSQILDQITALEGLRNYLPTHYAFAWMDLISTDVDWTNLASGLLSAVIYGTVFFLYAGRRFGRKDITS
- a CDS encoding enoyl-CoA hydratase/isomerase family protein; its protein translation is MPIILESHHDVAVLRIDHGGGNTLDTASCRELVLRLEEAGQARAVVLTGTGGIFSAGVDLKRLHAGGAAYVSEFLPLLSDALLAVFGFARPVVAALNGHAIAGGAVLAAACDHRVLTTGPGRVGVTELLAGLPFPLAALEILRCAYGTAPLPWLTYTGETHGGEEALARGLVDELAAPGEVLERALAVATRLGELPAEAFAHTKAQIRQPFHERIAEHRHTDDPEVERLWRSPGSLGAVKSYVDRVLG
- a CDS encoding SRPBCC family protein, whose protein sequence is MKVSDCPTTQVEVRIAAHPAEVWSWLLDVDLPARFSSEFQGGGWIDGAEPGLGAQFRGRNAHPVAGEWETVSTVTGYEPGRLFAWAVMDVTNPAASWRFELVPDGDGTILRQWAQIGPGPSNLTAIIGSMPEHEDEIVAMRLGELQANMQKTVEGIKALAESGVHAA